From bacterium:
CGGGGCGAACCTTCGCGTCGACGCGGGGGAGATCGTCGGCCTGCTCGGACGCAACGGCGCGGGGAAGACGACGACGATGAAGAGCGTCGGCGGGATGCTCCGGCCGAAAACGGGGACCATCCTGTTCGAGGGTGAGGATGTGACGGGCCGGAAACCGTTTCAGCTGGTTCGCCGCGGCATCTGCTACGTGCCGGACGACCGGCGGATCTTCTCGGACCTCACCGTCGACGACAACCTCGGCATCGTTTACCGGAGAACCCGCGAATGGGACCGGGGGAGGGTGTACGACCTGTTTCCCGCGCTGCGGGAGATCGCCGGACGGCGGGCGGGGGTCTTGAG
This genomic window contains:
- a CDS encoding ATP-binding cassette domain-containing protein, with the translated sequence MLDVESVVKSFDGFKAVDGANLRVDAGEIVGLLGRNGAGKTTTMKSVGGMLRPKTGTILFEGEDVTGRKPFQLVRRGICYVPDDRRIFSDLTVDDNLGIVYRRTREWDRGRVYDLFPALREIAGRRAGVLSGGEKAMLAVGRALMSGPKLLLLDEPTEGLAPLIVRALEEQILRLKE